The window GTCCGGACGACGGAACCTCCTACCTGGGGAGGAGGATGCGCGAGAATGTCCGGGAATCGCGCCGCGAAGGGCGTCGTGAAGCGGTGTGGGGCCCCGGGTCGCGGGTAGGTTGAAGCGCGCGTTCACGCAGAGCGACCATCGAGCGACACTGGAGTGGGGACGGTATGGGAGACATCGACCTGGCGCTGATCGGGGACCTGTACCGCAGGTACCGGGACCCCCTGGCGAAGGTCCGGGACGCGCAGCGCGAGTTCCTCCGCCGCACGCGCGGGCGGATGACGCCGCAGCTGGACGACCTGGAGGCGGAGATCACCTACCTGCTGCTGCGCGAGACGCGGCCGGACACGGTGATGGAGCTGGGGACCTTCCACGGCTGGTCCACCACGTGGATCCTGTCCGCGCTGCGCGACAACGGCGGGGGGACGCTGCACTCCTTCGACATCGTGGACAACGTGGTGGCGAACGTGCCCTCCGAGCTGTCCCTGGGGCGGTGGGAGTTCCACAAGGGCGACATCCGCGAGAACATGTCCCAGGTCCCCGAGGGGATCGGGTACCTGTTCGTGGACGCCGCGCACAACGGCCGGTTCGCCAGGTGGTACCTGGAGTCGCTGTTCCCGCGCGTGGCCCCGGGAACGCCGGTCAGCGTCCACGACGTCTTCCACGGCAAGCGCGCCCTGCCCTTCACCGAGGGCGCCGTGGTGCTGTCGTGGCTGCGCGAGAACGGCACGGACTTCTTCACCCCCTCCCGCAAGAAGGCCCCCGCGCCCTACACCGCCCTCCTGGAGCTGCGGGAGGAGCTGGGGCTGGGCGAGCCCGTGCGCACCAGCACGGACA is drawn from Nocardiopsis dassonvillei subsp. dassonvillei DSM 43111 and contains these coding sequences:
- a CDS encoding class I SAM-dependent methyltransferase, which gives rise to MGDIDLALIGDLYRRYRDPLAKVRDAQREFLRRTRGRMTPQLDDLEAEITYLLLRETRPDTVMELGTFHGWSTTWILSALRDNGGGTLHSFDIVDNVVANVPSELSLGRWEFHKGDIRENMSQVPEGIGYLFVDAAHNGRFARWYLESLFPRVAPGTPVSVHDVFHGKRALPFTEGAVVLSWLRENGTDFFTPSRKKAPAPYTALLELREELGLGEPVRTSTDNPMIYFRMPEHRGARTGN